The Paenibacillus sp. RUD330 genome has a segment encoding these proteins:
- a CDS encoding S8 family serine peptidase — protein sequence MQKSRRKVILTALSTTLSAALLLQPLVAQAAASPVSSGILAKSLTKGIDAMISSRLDTTSSKPVKVIVQLDGATIAEGKYAAKMGVKSLSTEATESAISRQQSGVIASAKKSGIDLKVTYQFDTVLNGMEVELPANQIPALAQIAGVKSIYENRTYYSIPTTSFPTATETTYKYDINPLKQIGVPEAWDAGLTGKGIKVGVIDTGVDYLHPDLKNAYKGGHDSYFNTDDPYEESPDEKTGNKGTSHGTHVSGTIAARAENNSDVNHKGVAYESDLYVYKVLGFNKETGRSSGSSAQVIDGIEHAVQDGMDVINLSLGSDDAKDAFTPDSIAINNAVLAGVVAVVANGNNAVESEQYYYSMGSPASSQLAISVGAATSPSNHYGASVSASVYNSAGTVAGSVYTNNALNVMGWYTGKEDFASLIGSEEQAAVYANLGAEADYKGLDVKDKIVFVSRGTLAFVDKIAIAKEHHAKAIVIFNGNALTTDANTANLSESIAGRDSWIGPTAYLGDSLQFIPAFDLEGSKGRALARFLKANQGSSLKLAFDSIYPKTVDQGDHMADFSSRGPNSDGILGIKPDFSAPGVNILSTWPAYGKTNPDASYAEAYNRISGTSMATPHVAGLAALLQQEHPDWTPFEIRAALANTADPISDAEGTLYDVYSQGAGRVNIAEAIKTPAVLQTVEQLVLYDKEMNPIPTTNYGDNASFGVMKAGSKGNIKLQLNNTSDAAVSYKASYQLNDEVTGDPYSDSPVTTPDNSKISISLDGLADGFAKAGANSKKEFDLAISIATDAPVGVYEGNVILTAEGKPTLHIPFVVHVGDQKPDTGYGIQDLTLSTRQLSPDGDGINDFMDISFRLAAEGMNYYEILINDINDDTVGYITYNDAYSSGSVLDSKVYTSRFDGTYKIDDEKGNTTTAQLKDGQYGINVAAYKIVKGKIAAQTIGYLPFSVARTSTGPIFFPGTGAAPTPSPAPAPSDAAASLKAVVGQGQQQVAVKSATASEASATVTTITYADLQAAIGTGTTKLALVVNAAAEAGKASKLSLPADQVQLLSTAPAGSSLYLTTGTETLELPLSLLKSVPAGSGLELVIQKAAGSKFASATVVGTPVTFQVNVVTGSSSKEIAVPASTFIKRSFTLDKGVSAEKAGVLFLENGKEAPAPAVFTANEDGTTTVVVNRPGFSTYAVAKKAVAFNDISSSWAQSRIQALAEKLLINGTSATKFSPKTSVTRAEFAAMLTRGLGLSTTTAAPFTDLKAGAWYTDAVNAVYAAGLINGYNDSTFRPDGIISRQELSVMLAKASALLDIKATGGKISTYGDAASFGAFAKDSIAFVTAAGLMEGSSANGSTVFQPAAPTTREAAATVLYKLLQGGKLI from the coding sequence TTGCAGAAGTCTCGCCGCAAAGTCATTCTGACCGCTTTGTCCACCACGCTGTCTGCCGCGCTGCTGCTTCAGCCGCTCGTGGCCCAAGCCGCTGCATCGCCTGTATCCTCTGGTATTCTGGCCAAGAGCCTGACCAAAGGAATCGACGCCATGATCTCTTCCCGCCTGGATACCACGTCCAGCAAGCCTGTCAAAGTGATTGTCCAGCTGGATGGAGCGACGATCGCCGAGGGCAAATACGCCGCAAAAATGGGCGTCAAATCCCTCAGCACCGAAGCGACCGAGAGCGCGATCAGCCGCCAGCAATCCGGTGTCATCGCCTCTGCCAAAAAAAGCGGGATCGATCTTAAGGTCACCTACCAGTTCGATACGGTGCTGAACGGGATGGAGGTCGAGCTTCCGGCCAACCAAATTCCTGCTCTTGCCCAGATTGCAGGCGTCAAGTCGATCTATGAGAACCGTACTTATTATTCCATTCCGACGACAAGCTTCCCTACAGCAACCGAAACGACATACAAGTATGACATCAATCCGCTCAAGCAGATCGGCGTTCCCGAGGCATGGGATGCCGGACTGACGGGCAAAGGCATCAAAGTCGGCGTCATCGACACCGGCGTGGACTACCTTCATCCGGACCTGAAAAACGCCTACAAAGGCGGCCATGATTCCTACTTCAACACGGATGATCCTTATGAGGAGTCCCCGGATGAAAAAACCGGCAATAAAGGCACCTCCCACGGAACGCATGTGTCCGGCACGATTGCTGCCCGCGCAGAGAACAACTCCGATGTCAACCATAAAGGCGTGGCCTATGAGTCGGATCTGTATGTCTACAAGGTACTCGGCTTCAACAAAGAAACCGGCCGCTCTTCCGGCTCCTCGGCGCAGGTCATCGACGGAATCGAGCATGCCGTGCAGGACGGAATGGATGTCATCAACCTGTCTCTAGGTTCCGATGATGCCAAGGACGCATTCACTCCCGACTCCATCGCAATCAACAACGCGGTCCTGGCCGGCGTCGTAGCTGTCGTGGCTAACGGCAACAATGCTGTGGAATCGGAGCAATACTACTATTCCATGGGCTCCCCGGCTTCCAGCCAGCTTGCGATCTCCGTAGGAGCGGCCACCAGCCCAAGCAACCATTACGGAGCATCGGTCAGCGCTTCGGTCTACAACTCCGCCGGCACGGTTGCGGGCAGCGTGTATACCAACAACGCCCTGAACGTCATGGGCTGGTATACCGGCAAAGAAGACTTCGCATCCTTGATCGGAAGCGAGGAGCAAGCCGCCGTTTACGCCAATCTCGGAGCCGAGGCGGATTACAAAGGCCTCGACGTAAAAGATAAAATCGTCTTCGTTTCCCGCGGCACGCTGGCGTTTGTCGACAAAATCGCCATCGCCAAGGAGCATCATGCCAAGGCAATCGTCATCTTCAACGGCAATGCGCTGACAACCGATGCGAATACGGCCAATCTGAGCGAAAGCATCGCGGGACGCGATTCCTGGATCGGCCCGACGGCCTATCTGGGCGACAGCCTGCAGTTCATTCCTGCCTTTGATCTCGAAGGATCCAAAGGACGCGCGCTGGCTCGCTTCCTGAAAGCCAACCAAGGCTCCAGCCTCAAGCTCGCTTTTGATTCCATCTATCCAAAAACGGTGGATCAGGGCGACCACATGGCCGACTTCAGCTCGCGCGGCCCGAATTCGGACGGCATTCTCGGCATCAAGCCGGACTTCTCCGCCCCGGGCGTGAACATCCTGTCCACTTGGCCGGCATACGGCAAGACGAATCCTGACGCCAGCTATGCGGAAGCCTACAACCGCATCAGCGGCACGAGCATGGCGACGCCGCATGTTGCCGGGCTCGCCGCCCTGCTCCAGCAGGAGCATCCGGATTGGACTCCTTTCGAAATCCGTGCGGCACTCGCTAATACGGCAGATCCGATCTCCGATGCGGAAGGTACGTTGTACGACGTGTATTCCCAAGGAGCAGGCCGTGTCAACATCGCGGAAGCGATCAAGACTCCTGCCGTTCTGCAAACCGTCGAACAGCTTGTTCTCTATGACAAAGAGATGAACCCCATTCCGACGACGAACTATGGCGACAACGCCAGCTTCGGCGTCATGAAAGCCGGCAGCAAAGGAAACATCAAGCTGCAGCTGAACAACACGTCGGACGCAGCCGTTTCCTACAAAGCTTCCTACCAGCTGAATGACGAGGTTACGGGAGATCCGTACTCCGACAGCCCGGTCACCACTCCGGACAACAGCAAAATCTCGATTTCCTTGGACGGGCTGGCCGACGGCTTCGCTAAGGCAGGCGCGAACAGCAAGAAGGAGTTTGACCTGGCCATCTCTATCGCTACAGACGCTCCTGTCGGTGTATACGAAGGAAACGTCATTCTGACAGCCGAGGGCAAGCCGACTCTGCACATTCCGTTCGTCGTCCATGTCGGCGATCAGAAGCCGGATACCGGCTACGGCATCCAGGATCTGACGCTTTCGACTCGCCAGCTGTCCCCTGACGGAGACGGCATCAACGACTTCATGGACATCTCGTTCCGCCTTGCAGCGGAAGGCATGAACTACTACGAAATCCTCATCAACGACATCAACGACGATACAGTCGGCTATATTACGTACAACGACGCTTATTCATCCGGTTCCGTTCTCGATTCCAAGGTCTATACGAGCCGCTTCGACGGCACCTACAAGATCGATGACGAGAAAGGGAACACAACGACCGCACAGTTGAAGGATGGCCAGTACGGCATCAACGTTGCCGCGTATAAAATCGTCAAAGGCAAAATCGCAGCCCAAACGATCGGCTACCTTCCGTTCTCTGTAGCCCGCACGTCGACCGGCCCGATCTTCTTCCCGGGAACAGGAGCTGCTCCAACTCCGTCGCCAGCCCCTGCTCCATCGGATGCAGCGGCTTCCCTGAAGGCTGTCGTCGGTCAAGGCCAACAGCAGGTCGCCGTTAAATCCGCGACCGCGTCCGAAGCATCCGCAACGGTTACTACGATTACCTATGCGGATCTGCAAGCCGCGATCGGTACCGGAACGACCAAGCTGGCTCTTGTCGTCAACGCGGCTGCCGAAGCCGGCAAAGCTTCCAAGCTGAGCCTGCCTGCCGATCAAGTTCAGCTCCTGTCGACTGCACCTGCAGGAAGTTCGCTCTACCTGACGACCGGTACGGAAACGCTTGAGCTTCCGCTCTCGCTTCTGAAATCCGTGCCTGCAGGAAGCGGTTTGGAGCTCGTCATCCAAAAGGCTGCCGGTTCCAAATTCGCATCGGCAACAGTCGTCGGCACTCCGGTAACGTTCCAAGTGAACGTCGTGACCGGATCCAGCTCCAAGGAAATCGCTGTGCCTGCATCGACCTTCATCAAACGCTCGTTCACGCTGGACAAAGGCGTATCGGCTGAAAAAGCCGGCGTCCTGTTCCTCGAGAACGGCAAGGAAGCACCCGCTCCAGCCGTATTCACTGCCAATGAAGACGGAACGACGACCGTGGTCGTGAACCGCCCTGGCTTCTCCACCTATGCTGTGGCCAAGAAAGCCGTCGCGTTCAACGACATCTCCTCTTCGTGGGCTCAGAGCCGCATCCAGGCTCTGGCTGAGAAGCTGCTGATCAACGGCACGTCCGCTACGAAGTTCTCGCCGAAGACTTCCGTCACCCGCGCCGAATTCGCCGCGATGCTGACGCGCGGCCTCGGCCTCAGCACGACGACCGCCGCTCCATTCACCGACCTCAAAGCCGGCGCATGGTATACGGATGCAGTAAATGCCGTTTATGCAGCCGGTCTCATCAACGGCTACAATGACAGCACGTTCCGTCCAGACGGCATCATCAGCCGCCAGGAGCTGTCCGTCATGCTGGCCAAAGCCTCCGCACTGCTTGATATCAAAGCAACGGGCGGCAAAATCAGCACATACGGCGACGCTGCAAGCTTCGGCGCCTTCGCGAAGGACAGCATTGCCTTTGTAACGGCGGCAGGCCTGATGGAAGGCTCCTCGGCGAACGGTTCCACCGTGTTCCAGCCGGCAGCTCCTACGACCCGCGAAGCGGCCGCAACCGTCCTCTACAAGCTGCTTCAAGGCGGCAAGCTGATCTAA
- a CDS encoding sensor domain-containing diguanylate cyclase — MLMTWTYLVAACVPIALILLVMPYRRVPGTSIYIAMLALSAVLSFASLMQYVMPELQTKVIWRNISQISVFIYPVLSLFLALAHSGYERLARIRPIIYASLVPIAAILLIFTNDYHHLMRTAVRIGANGMLDIERTALSSMFISYSSASQVLGIAVLFRTWLTAAGTDRRRLLGLIGAVLIPLVSINVRLANPTLAQGILGALVFSTFPACLLIFWSFYRYQVLHVVPIARNKLFEIMKDGIVVLDTRQRVMDHNASASRLIAKAGGTPGGDWRGLLLGQLIPDADAWSEAHERRIESEVRLRFRRAGSEDIWLEVNVTPLVSGRGDFYGTLSVISDISESKKVEKDLRRRAAIDGLTGLYNRTGFIERAQRHLTLCAENERPYSLLIMDLDLFKEINDRYGHQNGDLALQTFAEAAQSAVDGSAMFGRIGGEEFAVALPGAGAKEAEKIAERIRAAVMAAEVHADDGREIRLTVSIGGASTDSKPLDGDKLFQLLYGEADRCLYQAKKDGRNRVVFRQND; from the coding sequence ATGCTTATGACCTGGACATACCTGGTCGCCGCGTGCGTTCCAATCGCGCTTATCCTGCTGGTTATGCCGTACAGACGGGTACCCGGCACTTCCATATATATCGCCATGCTGGCGCTTTCTGCGGTGCTCAGCTTCGCCTCGCTGATGCAATACGTCATGCCGGAGCTGCAGACCAAAGTTATATGGCGCAATATCTCGCAAATTTCAGTGTTCATTTATCCCGTGCTCAGCTTGTTCCTGGCTTTGGCCCATTCGGGGTATGAGCGGTTGGCTCGAATCCGTCCCATCATCTATGCATCCCTGGTTCCAATCGCGGCGATTTTGCTCATTTTCACCAATGACTATCACCATCTCATGCGCACAGCCGTGAGGATCGGCGCCAACGGCATGCTGGATATCGAGCGGACGGCTCTCAGCTCCATGTTCATCTCCTACAGCTCGGCCAGCCAAGTTCTCGGCATCGCCGTGCTCTTCCGCACCTGGCTGACGGCTGCAGGCACAGACAGGCGCCGGCTTCTGGGCTTGATCGGAGCGGTGCTCATTCCTCTTGTATCCATTAATGTGAGGCTGGCTAATCCGACCTTGGCCCAAGGCATTCTCGGCGCGCTGGTTTTCTCCACGTTTCCGGCCTGTCTGCTGATCTTCTGGAGCTTCTATCGCTACCAGGTTCTTCATGTCGTTCCCATCGCCCGGAACAAGCTGTTCGAGATCATGAAGGACGGCATCGTGGTGCTCGATACCCGTCAGAGGGTGATGGATCATAACGCTTCCGCCTCGCGGCTCATTGCCAAAGCGGGCGGAACGCCAGGAGGCGACTGGCGCGGACTGCTGCTCGGCCAGCTGATCCCGGATGCCGATGCATGGTCGGAAGCTCATGAGCGCCGGATCGAATCCGAGGTTAGGCTTCGCTTCAGGCGGGCGGGATCCGAGGATATCTGGCTGGAGGTGAATGTCACTCCGCTCGTATCGGGGCGGGGAGACTTCTATGGAACGCTGAGCGTCATCAGCGATATATCGGAATCCAAGAAGGTCGAGAAGGATCTGCGCCGGAGAGCCGCGATAGACGGTCTTACGGGATTGTACAACCGCACCGGCTTCATCGAACGGGCGCAGCGCCATCTGACGCTCTGCGCCGAGAACGAGAGGCCGTACAGCCTGCTCATCATGGATCTGGATCTGTTCAAAGAAATCAACGACCGCTACGGCCATCAGAACGGAGATCTGGCGCTGCAGACATTCGCGGAAGCGGCTCAGAGCGCCGTGGACGGCAGCGCGATGTTCGGGAGAATCGGCGGCGAGGAGTTCGCGGTCGCGTTGCCTGGCGCCGGGGCCAAGGAAGCGGAGAAGATTGCCGAGCGCATCCGAGCGGCTGTCATGGCGGCCGAGGTGCATGCCGATGACGGCAGGGAAATCCGACTGACGGTCAGCATCGGCGGCGCCTCGACGGACTCGAAGCCGTTGGATGGGGACAAGCTTTTCCAGCTTTTGTACGGCGAAGCCGACCGATGCCTGTATCAAGCGAAGAAGGACGGCCGCAATCGGGTTGTTTTCCGCCAAAACGATTGA
- a CDS encoding oxidoreductase, translating into MLQFRALIVDKQDEDVEAAVQTMEEAKLPEGDLLVRVAYSSINYKDALALEPDGRIVSRYPLIPGIDAAGVVEKSSERRLPPGTKVIVTGHGFGVSQHGGYSEYARVPAEWAVPLPKGLTPREAMALGTAGLTAAMSIQKLEDGGVKPGSGPIVVTGASGGVGTLAVSMLAGLGYEVEAVSGKPEAAGLLSELGAARILAREELLPAEQRPLDKQRWAGAVDCVGGAMLTNVLSRIQYGGTAACCGLTGGSELTGSVFPFILRGVQLCGIDSVWAPQELRTRLWKRMAGDLKPRGLERLIREVELNDVAEAARALIAGRAEGRKVVRIAAAGSH; encoded by the coding sequence ATGCTTCAATTCAGAGCGCTGATCGTGGACAAGCAGGATGAAGACGTGGAGGCGGCCGTGCAGACGATGGAGGAGGCGAAGCTGCCGGAAGGGGACTTGCTGGTCCGGGTAGCTTACTCCAGCATCAACTATAAGGACGCGCTGGCCCTTGAGCCGGACGGGCGGATCGTCAGCCGTTATCCCCTGATCCCCGGAATCGATGCGGCAGGCGTCGTGGAGAAAAGCTCGGAACGCAGGCTGCCGCCGGGAACGAAGGTGATTGTCACCGGCCATGGCTTCGGCGTGAGCCAGCATGGCGGGTATTCCGAATACGCCCGCGTACCGGCGGAGTGGGCGGTGCCGCTCCCGAAAGGGCTGACCCCGCGCGAAGCGATGGCTCTCGGGACAGCGGGATTGACCGCCGCGATGTCCATCCAGAAGCTGGAGGACGGAGGCGTGAAGCCGGGCAGCGGCCCGATCGTCGTGACCGGAGCCAGCGGCGGCGTCGGCACGCTCGCCGTCTCGATGCTGGCAGGGCTCGGCTATGAAGTCGAGGCCGTATCCGGCAAGCCGGAAGCCGCCGGCCTGCTGAGTGAGCTCGGAGCAGCCCGGATACTCGCCCGCGAGGAGCTGCTGCCGGCAGAGCAGCGGCCGCTGGACAAGCAGCGGTGGGCGGGAGCGGTCGACTGCGTAGGCGGGGCGATGCTGACGAATGTGCTGAGCCGGATCCAATACGGCGGAACAGCCGCCTGCTGCGGCTTGACGGGAGGCTCGGAGCTGACCGGAAGCGTCTTCCCGTTCATCCTGCGGGGAGTGCAGCTCTGCGGCATCGATTCGGTGTGGGCGCCGCAGGAGCTGCGGACCAGGCTATGGAAGCGGATGGCGGGAGATCTGAAGCCCCGCGGCCTGGAGCGGCTCATCCGCGAAGTGGAGCTGAACGATGTTGCCGAAGCGGCTCGGGCTCTGATTGCGGGGCGCGCCGAAGGGCGCAAGGTGGTCCGGATCGCAGCAGCGGGCAGTCATTGA
- a CDS encoding GNAT family N-acetyltransferase has product MNDTLLSYTLTDASLDDLPAIVAIYNTTIPGRMVTADLEPISTDARIQWFHEHSAERRPLWVLKNGEHIVAWLSFQSFHPRAAYDGTAEISIYLSEALRGQGIGGALLRKAMEACPAIGVHTLVGLVFGHNEPSLRLFEKHGFGQWGRLPDVAILDGISRDLVYVGRKV; this is encoded by the coding sequence ATGAACGACACGCTGCTGTCCTATACGCTCACCGATGCTTCGCTGGACGATCTCCCCGCCATCGTCGCCATCTACAACACGACCATACCCGGAAGGATGGTGACGGCGGATCTGGAACCGATCTCGACCGACGCCCGCATCCAGTGGTTTCACGAGCACTCGGCGGAACGCCGCCCGCTCTGGGTGCTGAAGAACGGCGAGCATATCGTCGCCTGGCTGAGCTTCCAGTCCTTCCATCCGCGCGCAGCCTATGACGGCACCGCCGAAATCAGCATCTACCTGTCCGAGGCGCTGCGCGGCCAAGGAATCGGAGGGGCGCTCCTGCGCAAGGCCATGGAAGCGTGCCCGGCGATCGGCGTCCATACGCTGGTCGGCCTTGTGTTTGGACATAACGAGCCGAGCCTTCGCCTGTTCGAGAAGCATGGCTTCGGGCAGTGGGGGCGCCTCCCGGATGTCGCCATCCTGGACGGAATCAGCCGCGACCTCGTGTACGTGGGCCGCAAGGTTTAA
- a CDS encoding DUF6254 family protein, whose protein sequence is MSTAKSRRESNWKQRKQNQQPHGKIKSLEEYADELGVSPAEGVSSSQPPTP, encoded by the coding sequence ATGAGCACAGCTAAAAGCCGCCGTGAAAGCAATTGGAAGCAGCGCAAGCAAAACCAGCAGCCGCACGGCAAAATCAAGTCGCTCGAGGAATATGCCGACGAGCTCGGCGTTTCCCCGGCTGAAGGCGTGTCTTCGTCGCAGCCGCCTACCCCGTAA
- a CDS encoding PPK2 family polyphosphate kinase, producing MNMDRYRVGSDSKLRLKNYDAEDTAGFEDKDEVEEKFAHLLERLAEQQDRLFASRSDGVLVVLQGMDCSGKDGVIKKVFGGINPGGFRAYSFKKPTEEESAHDFLWRTHKDVPAKGYMAAFNRSYYEEVLITRVHGHVSDKEARRRLKQIRHFEEMLTTQNVLVVKIFLHISPEFQLEKIRDRMENPEKLWKFDPTDLQERQYWKEYISAYEDAISRTATDGCPWHIVPSNNRWFRNYLVLRILVEEMEKLGLEYPKPELDLSAFPIEESSLEKMNADTENK from the coding sequence ATGAACATGGACCGTTATCGGGTCGGAAGCGACAGCAAGCTCAGGCTGAAAAACTACGATGCCGAAGATACCGCCGGATTCGAGGACAAGGATGAAGTCGAGGAGAAGTTCGCGCATCTGCTGGAGAGGCTCGCCGAACAGCAGGACCGCCTCTTCGCTTCCCGCAGCGACGGCGTTCTCGTCGTTCTCCAGGGCATGGACTGCAGCGGCAAGGACGGCGTCATCAAGAAGGTGTTCGGAGGCATCAATCCCGGCGGCTTTCGCGCCTACAGCTTCAAGAAGCCGACCGAGGAGGAGAGCGCCCACGATTTTCTCTGGCGCACCCACAAGGATGTCCCGGCCAAAGGCTACATGGCCGCCTTCAACCGTTCCTACTATGAGGAAGTGCTCATCACGCGGGTGCACGGCCACGTGAGCGACAAGGAAGCGCGCCGCCGCCTGAAGCAGATCCGGCATTTCGAGGAGATGCTGACGACGCAGAACGTGCTCGTCGTGAAGATCTTCCTGCATATCTCGCCCGAATTCCAGCTGGAGAAGATCCGGGACCGGATGGAAAATCCGGAGAAGCTGTGGAAGTTCGATCCGACCGACCTCCAGGAGCGGCAATACTGGAAGGAATACATCTCCGCCTACGAGGATGCGATCTCCCGGACGGCGACCGACGGCTGCCCCTGGCATATCGTTCCGTCCAACAACCGCTGGTTCCGGAATTATCTTGTGCTCCGCATTCTTGTGGAGGAGATGGAGAAGCTCGGTCTCGAATACCCGAAGCCGGAGCTGGATTTATCCGCTTTTCCGATCGAGGAGTCCAGCCTGGAAAAAATGAATGCGGACACGGAAAACAAGTGA
- a CDS encoding GTP pyrophosphokinase family protein: MNSSQLQPFKKLKNDITRFMMMYKFALDEMETKIEILKEEFQLLHDYNPIEHTKSRVKSPESIMNKIYRKNCEFSLPAIKEKIQDIAGLRITCSFVSDIYLIHDMLKVQKDLAIVQVKDYIAHPKPNGYQSFHLLIEVPVYMSDRQEKVLVEVQIRTIAMDFWASLEHKLYYKYNKAVPEHLLRELKEAADSAAALDLKMERLHREVQSLQEEEEEEGDFLPALFGEGERRGIQIPPQLLGLLGGSDSK; this comes from the coding sequence ATGAACTCTTCGCAGCTGCAGCCTTTCAAGAAGCTGAAGAACGACATTACCCGTTTCATGATGATGTACAAGTTCGCCCTGGACGAGATGGAGACGAAGATCGAAATCCTCAAGGAGGAATTCCAGCTTCTCCACGACTACAATCCGATCGAGCATACGAAGTCGCGCGTGAAATCGCCTGAAAGCATCATGAACAAGATCTACCGCAAAAACTGCGAGTTCTCGCTCCCAGCGATCAAAGAGAAGATCCAGGATATCGCCGGCCTTCGGATCACCTGCTCGTTCGTATCCGATATTTACCTGATCCATGACATGCTCAAGGTGCAGAAGGATCTCGCCATCGTGCAGGTCAAGGATTATATCGCTCATCCCAAGCCGAACGGCTATCAGAGCTTCCACCTTCTGATCGAGGTGCCGGTCTACATGTCGGATCGGCAGGAGAAGGTGCTCGTCGAGGTGCAGATCCGCACGATTGCGATGGATTTCTGGGCAAGCCTCGAGCACAAGCTGTATTACAAATACAACAAGGCCGTTCCCGAGCATCTGCTTCGCGAGCTCAAGGAAGCGGCGGATTCGGCCGCTGCGCTGGACCTCAAGATGGAGCGGCTGCATCGGGAGGTCCAGTCCCTGCAGGAGGAGGAAGAGGAGGAAGGCGACTTCCTGCCGGCGCTGTTCGGCGAGGGAGAGCGCCGCGGCATCCAGATTCCGCCGCAGCTGCTCGGACTGCTCGGCGGCTCCGACTCCAAGTGA